A window of the Xiashengella succiniciproducens genome harbors these coding sequences:
- a CDS encoding beta-ketoacyl synthase N-terminal-like domain-containing protein, translating to MSILVKATNIVSPLGFSTEENFSKILAGNSGVKLRDRKDLSPQPLHLALIDENSLNSAFASVVGEDKGYTRFEKIGLLSLSYLLHDKDIDLASADTLFILSTTKGNIELLEPAATAGQAKGDQAAACAKIEDIVQKGGIDNRDNHAATDKGPVVTTCADKTISQYPERLHLWHTAQLFANHFGFTTKPLVISNACISGLAAMVLATRMIKAGLYRRAVILGADAISRFIVSGFQSFMSLSASGCMPFDARRDGLNLGEGAASILLEAGDAMEGDIELVRGAMHNDANHISGPSRTGEGLFLAIRDALEGARPDLISAHGTATPYNDNMESIAVSRSGLNDVPVNSLKGYFGHTLGAAGLLEAIISIESMKAGVGIGTRGFEEYGVSEQINVIRDNFKHEINSVLKLASGFGGSNAAVLIRKNV from the coding sequence ATGTCGATTTTGGTTAAGGCAACGAATATTGTATCGCCACTGGGCTTCAGTACTGAAGAAAACTTCAGTAAAATACTGGCAGGCAATAGTGGGGTAAAACTGAGGGATAGAAAGGATTTGTCTCCACAGCCGCTGCATTTGGCGCTGATAGATGAAAATAGCCTCAATAGTGCTTTTGCTTCTGTAGTAGGTGAGGACAAGGGATATACCCGTTTTGAAAAGATAGGACTTCTTAGCCTTAGTTACCTGTTACACGATAAAGACATAGATCTTGCATCTGCTGATACCCTCTTTATACTTTCAACTACCAAGGGCAATATAGAATTACTTGAGCCAGCGGCAACAGCCGGTCAGGCTAAGGGAGATCAAGCTGCTGCCTGTGCTAAGATAGAGGACATAGTGCAGAAGGGAGGGATTGATAATCGTGATAATCATGCTGCTACAGATAAGGGTCCGGTTGTGACAACCTGTGCTGATAAGACCATCTCACAGTATCCTGAAAGGTTGCACCTGTGGCATACGGCTCAGCTGTTTGCCAATCACTTTGGTTTTACAACTAAGCCCCTGGTGATTTCAAACGCATGTATCTCAGGTTTGGCAGCTATGGTGCTTGCCACCAGGATGATTAAGGCCGGACTGTATCGCAGGGCTGTGATACTTGGTGCAGATGCTATCTCCCGTTTTATAGTTTCCGGTTTTCAGTCCTTTATGTCGCTTAGTGCAAGTGGCTGTATGCCCTTTGATGCAAGACGGGACGGACTAAACCTTGGAGAAGGGGCAGCTTCAATCCTTCTTGAAGCCGGAGATGCAATGGAGGGAGATATCGAATTGGTACGAGGTGCTATGCATAATGATGCAAACCATATCTCAGGTCCTTCCCGAACCGGTGAGGGCTTGTTCCTTGCTATCCGTGATGCCCTTGAGGGGGCAAGGCCGGATCTTATTTCTGCCCATGGCACTGCGACTCCCTATAATGATAATATGGAGTCGATAGCCGTCAGCAGATCTGGACTAAACGATGTGCCAGTCAACAGCCTTAAAGGCTATTTCGGACATACCCTGGGTGCTGCCGGACTGCTCGAAGCCATTATTAGCATTGAGTCAATGAAAGCCGGTGTGGGTATCGGTACAAGGGGCTTTGAGGAATATGGGGTAAGTGAACAGATAAATGTAATAAGGGATAATTTCAAACACGAGATAAATTCAGTGCTTAAACTTGCTTCCGGTTTCGGCGGAAGCAATGCAGCCGTGTTGATAAGAAAAAACGTTTAA
- a CDS encoding acyl-CoA thioesterase, with translation MGDKKLVNRIEVRVRFSEVDSMAVVWHGNYVKFLEDGREAFGREHGAGYHEIYANGYLTPIVKMELNYLKPAVFGDVLVVETSYVNTEAAKLVFDYKIFRSSDGELLAKARTVQVFTDLEGRMELANPPFYHEWKKKNGLI, from the coding sequence GTGGGTGATAAAAAACTGGTAAACCGAATAGAGGTCAGGGTTCGCTTTAGCGAAGTGGACTCAATGGCAGTGGTATGGCATGGCAACTATGTCAAATTCCTGGAGGATGGTCGTGAGGCCTTCGGAAGGGAACATGGTGCCGGCTACCATGAGATCTATGCCAACGGTTACCTTACTCCCATTGTTAAAATGGAGCTTAATTATCTTAAGCCGGCAGTCTTTGGTGATGTTTTGGTAGTTGAGACAAGCTATGTCAACACAGAAGCTGCAAAGCTGGTTTTTGACTACAAGATATTCAGGTCATCGGATGGCGAATTGCTGGCAAAGGCTCGCACGGTACAGGTCTTTACTGACCTTGAGGGGCGTATGGAGCTTGCAAATCCTCCATTTTATCATGAGTGGAAGAAAAAGAACGGATTGATATAG
- a CDS encoding methyltransferase, whose translation MKQNYDSDEKTALQAKYDAQKIAFGPIMFQAAKALRDLGILELIKSRRKEGITMDEIASQLNLSVYGVKVLLEAGLSLEMVRVEDDKYILTKTGWYILSDELTRVNMDFVHDVNYLGMFSLTESIKTGKPTGLKVFGEWETIYEGLSQLPEHVQKSWFAFDHFYSDYAFPEILPKVLGNGVKRVLDVGGNTGKFAMICCRFNPDINVTILDHPGQLEKAYVNARAAGFADRISGVAINLLDHSKPFPKGPDVIWMSQFLDCFSQEDILQLLLRAKASLEGTGGSLYIMETYWDRQKFEASTYSLHATSLYFTNMANGCSQMYHSEDMLKLIERAGLYVAEEIDDIGVSHTLFKCKVKNN comes from the coding sequence TTGCAGGCCAAGTATGATGCCCAGAAGATAGCCTTTGGGCCCATTATGTTTCAAGCCGCTAAGGCTCTACGCGACCTGGGGATACTTGAACTTATAAAAAGTCGTCGCAAGGAAGGAATAACAATGGATGAGATAGCTTCACAGCTGAATCTGTCGGTCTATGGTGTCAAGGTCCTCCTAGAAGCAGGATTGAGCCTTGAGATGGTTAGGGTAGAGGATGATAAGTATATCCTGACCAAGACCGGGTGGTATATTCTTAGTGATGAGTTGACCAGAGTCAATATGGATTTTGTTCATGATGTCAACTATCTTGGGATGTTTAGTCTCACCGAGTCTATCAAGACCGGAAAGCCTACAGGCCTTAAGGTGTTTGGTGAATGGGAGACTATCTATGAAGGTCTTTCTCAACTACCTGAACACGTACAAAAGAGCTGGTTTGCTTTCGACCATTTTTACTCTGACTATGCCTTCCCTGAAATTTTGCCAAAGGTGCTGGGTAATGGAGTTAAGAGGGTGTTGGACGTAGGTGGAAACACGGGGAAATTTGCAATGATTTGCTGCCGGTTTAACCCTGATATCAACGTTACAATACTTGACCACCCGGGTCAACTCGAGAAGGCGTATGTTAATGCCCGTGCTGCAGGTTTTGCAGACAGGATCTCAGGTGTAGCCATCAACCTGCTAGACCACAGCAAACCCTTTCCCAAAGGTCCTGATGTAATCTGGATGAGCCAGTTTCTCGACTGCTTCTCTCAGGAAGACATACTCCAGCTTCTGCTTCGTGCCAAGGCATCTCTTGAAGGGACAGGTGGTTCTTTGTATATTATGGAGACTTACTGGGACAGACAGAAGTTTGAGGCATCCACTTACAGCCTGCATGCAACCTCTTTGTATTTTACAAATATGGCTAACGGTTGCAGCCAGATGTATCACTCGGAAGATATGCTTAAGTTGATTGAGAGGGCTGGGCTTTATGTAGCTGAAGAAATAGATGATATTGGTGTAAGTCACACCCTGTTTAAATGTAAAGTAAAGAACAACTAA